A window of Rubricoccus marinus contains these coding sequences:
- a CDS encoding acyltransferase, translating into MDATLDLPARPSRPAVSAGRLWRGGLRWLNAQVRLRRCTLGRRVTLWGRPHVNASGEIALGDNVTVHSFLSRVQLSAGEGARLSVGEGTYINNGTVLSARDEVRIGAGCQIATGVIVMDSDFHAVGDLDAAGKTAPIVIGDGVWLATRATVLKGVTIGEGAVVAAGAVVTKDVAPYTVVAGVPARPIRSLR; encoded by the coding sequence ATGGACGCCACTCTCGACCTCCCCGCCCGCCCCTCGCGTCCCGCCGTGTCCGCCGGGCGCCTCTGGCGCGGCGGGCTGCGGTGGCTCAACGCGCAGGTGCGGCTCCGCCGCTGCACGCTCGGCCGCCGCGTGACGCTCTGGGGCCGACCCCACGTCAACGCCTCTGGCGAGATCGCACTCGGCGACAATGTGACGGTCCACTCGTTTCTCTCGCGCGTGCAACTCTCGGCCGGAGAGGGCGCGCGGTTGAGCGTGGGCGAGGGGACGTACATCAACAACGGGACCGTGCTCTCGGCGCGAGACGAGGTGAGGATCGGCGCCGGGTGCCAGATCGCGACCGGCGTGATCGTGATGGACTCCGACTTCCACGCCGTCGGCGACCTGGACGCGGCGGGCAAGACCGCGCCCATCGTCATCGGCGACGGCGTGTGGCTGGCGACCCGCGCGACGGTCCTCAAAGGCGTGACCATCGGCGAGGGCGCCGTCGTCGCCGCTGGCGCCGTCGTGACGAAAGACGTGGCGCCCTACACCGTCGTTGCGGGCGTGCCCGCGCGGCCCATCCGCTCCCTGAGATGA
- a CDS encoding glycosyltransferase family 2 protein: protein MIEILFWTAAAVLFYTYIGYGLLAALLVRLRGRRPAPEAFAEWPAATVVVAAYNEAAYIGEKVRNTLGQDYPSDLRLLVVADGSTDATAEIAREAGAEVLFEPERRGKIAAMHRALAHVDTPLVAFTDANAMLETDGLRHLLAPFADPTVGAVAGEKRVRASANGASGEGLYWRYESALKKLDSQLHSVVGAAGELFALRTPLAEPVEPDTILDDFVLSLRVAEKGWRVAYAPEACATEAPSASMEDEWTRKVRICAGGWQAMSRLRGLCNPFRHGLLTLQYVSHRVLRWTLAPVLLPLALILNIVLAPEAGVYAALLAAQVAFYAVAALGWALREREVPVRGFRLPLYVVFMHAAVFPGVLRFLTGQQSVNWARARRAV from the coding sequence ATGATCGAGATCCTGTTCTGGACCGCCGCGGCCGTCCTGTTCTACACCTACATCGGCTACGGGCTTCTGGCGGCGCTGCTCGTGCGCCTCCGCGGCCGCCGTCCGGCGCCAGAGGCGTTTGCCGAGTGGCCTGCGGCGACGGTCGTGGTCGCGGCCTACAACGAGGCCGCCTACATCGGCGAGAAGGTGCGCAACACGCTCGGCCAGGACTACCCCAGCGACCTCCGCCTGCTCGTCGTCGCCGACGGCTCCACCGACGCCACCGCCGAGATCGCGCGGGAAGCGGGCGCCGAGGTGCTGTTCGAGCCCGAGCGTCGCGGCAAGATCGCGGCGATGCACCGCGCGCTGGCGCACGTCGACACGCCGCTGGTCGCGTTTACCGACGCCAACGCGATGCTGGAGACGGATGGACTCCGCCACCTGCTCGCCCCGTTCGCGGACCCGACCGTCGGCGCCGTCGCGGGCGAGAAGCGGGTGCGCGCGAGTGCCAACGGGGCCTCTGGCGAGGGCCTGTACTGGCGCTACGAGTCGGCGCTGAAGAAGCTGGACAGCCAGTTGCACTCGGTCGTCGGCGCCGCGGGCGAGCTGTTCGCCCTCAGGACGCCTCTGGCGGAGCCGGTCGAGCCCGACACGATCCTGGACGACTTCGTGCTCTCGCTGCGCGTGGCCGAAAAAGGCTGGCGCGTGGCCTACGCGCCAGAGGCCTGCGCGACCGAGGCGCCCTCGGCGTCGATGGAGGACGAGTGGACGCGCAAGGTGCGCATCTGCGCCGGCGGCTGGCAGGCCATGAGCCGCTTGCGCGGACTGTGCAACCCGTTCCGCCACGGACTCCTCACGCTGCAGTACGTCTCGCACCGCGTTCTCCGCTGGACCCTCGCGCCGGTGCTCCTGCCTCTGGCGTTGATCCTCAACATCGTCCTCGCGCCAGAGGCCGGGGTCTACGCCGCGCTCCTGGCGGCGCAGGTGGCGTTCTACGCCGTCGCCGCGCTCGGCTGGGCGTTGCGCGAGCGCGAAGTGCCGGTCCGCGGCTTCCGCCTCCCGCTCTACGTCGTGTTTATGCACGCGGCGGTCTTCCCGGGCGTGCTGCGCTTCCTGACGGGGCAGCAGTCGGTGAACTGGGCGCGGGCGCGGCGGGCGGTCTGA
- a CDS encoding TonB-dependent receptor produces MISQRWARLGSVFAAFVVALLPIAAAAQASGASTHSVTVRVTDEHEGTPLPGATVVVEGSTPLIGATADASGLARLTGVGAGARTLVVSFVGYETARVAVTLPLADPEAPIEVEMEEDEESLDNVVVGATRTSRTIAQIPTRVETIAGEEIDEKISMEPSNITMLLNESPGIVVQQTSAVSANASIRIQGLDGRYTQLLKDGFPLYGGFSGGLSLLQVPPLDLRQVEIIKGPASTLYGGDAIAGLVNLVTKTPEAAPERSLLLNATSAGGLDVGAFLSGRNEDLGYTLLASANRQRPYDGDGDAFTNLPRTQRVTLAPRGYVYSGATTIWAGLSGTAEEREGGDIAVIEDGAAGYAERSTSYRLTSQARLDRTLASGDVLTLKYSGSAFDRSIELPGYAFGGLQTTSYSEASGLFGWGAHDVVAGLDLRTDAFDESDARGLALGERLDYGYRVAGAFVQDTWDVSEQLAVELGLRGDLHDEYGAFVLPRASALVRVSPQVSLRATGGLGYKAPTVFLEPSESRAFQGVLPLDETVEAETSEGVTVDVNLQTVLGGRVTLSLNQAAYLTHLDDALVPASGAEDGLLRYQNASGPVVTRGLETNLRLGLDDFKLFLGYVYLDATEATPEASGDTRQSLALTPAHKTYSVLVWEQHARGRIGLEAYYTGPQTLPDGERTPGYWVTGIMGEWRVGPARLFLNLENILDTQQTNYSPVVIGPRATPTFADVWAPTDGFIANGGVKLAL; encoded by the coding sequence ATGATTTCCCAACGCTGGGCCCGACTCGGGTCCGTATTCGCCGCCTTCGTGGTGGCCTTGCTCCCCATCGCCGCTGCCGCCCAGGCCTCTGGCGCCTCCACCCATTCCGTCACCGTGCGCGTCACTGACGAGCACGAGGGCACCCCGCTTCCCGGCGCGACGGTCGTCGTGGAAGGAAGCACGCCGCTCATCGGCGCCACGGCCGACGCCAGCGGCCTCGCGCGGCTGACCGGCGTCGGCGCGGGCGCGCGCACGCTTGTCGTGTCGTTCGTCGGCTACGAGACCGCTCGCGTCGCCGTCACCCTGCCTCTGGCGGATCCGGAGGCGCCCATCGAGGTGGAGATGGAAGAGGACGAAGAGTCGCTGGACAACGTGGTCGTGGGCGCGACGCGGACCAGCCGCACGATTGCGCAGATCCCGACGCGAGTCGAAACCATCGCGGGCGAGGAGATCGACGAGAAGATCTCGATGGAGCCCTCCAACATCACGATGCTCCTCAACGAGTCGCCGGGGATCGTCGTGCAGCAGACCTCGGCGGTCTCGGCCAACGCGTCGATCCGCATCCAGGGGCTCGACGGCCGCTACACGCAGCTTCTCAAGGACGGCTTCCCGCTCTACGGCGGCTTCTCGGGCGGCCTCTCGCTGCTCCAGGTCCCGCCGCTGGACCTCCGCCAGGTCGAGATCATCAAGGGCCCGGCCTCCACGCTCTACGGCGGCGACGCCATCGCGGGCCTCGTCAACCTCGTCACCAAGACGCCAGAGGCGGCGCCGGAGCGCTCGCTCCTGCTCAACGCCACGAGCGCGGGCGGGCTCGACGTGGGCGCGTTTCTCTCGGGACGCAACGAGGACCTGGGCTACACGCTCCTGGCCTCGGCCAACCGCCAGAGGCCGTACGACGGCGACGGCGACGCCTTTACCAACCTGCCGAGGACGCAGCGCGTTACGCTCGCGCCGCGCGGCTACGTCTACTCCGGCGCGACGACGATCTGGGCCGGGCTCTCAGGAACGGCCGAAGAGCGCGAGGGCGGCGACATCGCAGTGATCGAGGACGGCGCGGCGGGCTACGCCGAGCGCTCCACGAGCTACCGCCTCACATCGCAGGCGCGCTTGGACCGCACATTGGCCTCTGGCGACGTGCTCACGCTCAAGTACAGCGGAAGCGCATTCGACCGCAGCATCGAACTCCCGGGCTACGCGTTCGGCGGGCTGCAGACGACGAGCTATTCGGAAGCGTCAGGCTTGTTCGGATGGGGCGCGCACGACGTGGTGGCTGGGCTCGACCTCCGCACCGACGCCTTCGACGAGAGCGACGCCAGAGGCCTGGCCCTTGGCGAGCGGCTGGACTACGGCTACCGCGTCGCGGGCGCGTTCGTGCAGGACACCTGGGACGTGTCCGAGCAGCTCGCGGTCGAACTCGGGCTGCGCGGCGACCTCCACGACGAGTACGGCGCGTTCGTCCTGCCGCGCGCCTCGGCACTTGTGCGCGTAAGCCCGCAGGTCTCGCTCCGCGCGACGGGCGGGCTGGGCTACAAAGCCCCGACGGTCTTTCTGGAGCCCTCCGAGAGCCGCGCCTTCCAGGGCGTGCTCCCGCTGGACGAGACGGTAGAGGCCGAGACCTCCGAGGGCGTCACGGTCGACGTCAACCTCCAGACGGTTCTCGGCGGGCGCGTCACGCTCTCGCTCAATCAGGCCGCCTACCTCACGCACCTCGACGACGCGCTCGTCCCGGCCTCTGGCGCCGAAGACGGCCTCTTGCGCTACCAGAACGCCAGCGGCCCCGTCGTCACGCGCGGGTTGGAGACCAACCTCCGCCTCGGCCTGGACGACTTCAAGCTGTTCCTCGGCTACGTCTACCTCGACGCGACCGAGGCCACGCCAGAGGCCTCTGGCGACACGCGCCAAAGCCTCGCGCTCACGCCCGCGCACAAGACGTACTCCGTTCTCGTGTGGGAGCAGCACGCCCGCGGCCGGATCGGCCTGGAGGCGTACTACACCGGCCCGCAGACGCTGCCCGATGGCGAGCGGACGCCCGGCTACTGGGTGACGGGCATCATGGGCGAGTGGCGCGTCGGTCCCGCCCGCCTGTTTCTCAACCTGGAGAACATCCTCGACACGCAGCAGACGAACTACAGTCCGGTCGTGATCGGCCCACGCGCCACGCCGACGTTTGCCGACGTGTGGGCGCCGACGGACGGCTTTATCGCCAACGGCGGCGTAAAGCTGGCGCTCTGA
- a CDS encoding DUF4932 domain-containing protein, whose protein sequence is MRLALFAFALLAPLAHAQNAPIAWAPEAGSFTLMIPEAGWAMEIAEADLDSVNVVNLPLVEDGVRYSVALVGARDTLRVAPEAAGVYRVHIVGLSREAAFDFSFWPPDEAHYSEAFRALHGGTSRFETPEAYEFVNVAFALTPSGRDTSNVLVWREGDYYDAVMAHFGALADHPFVAALEAVIQDDDFIPVRQSALGFRFSGDRFVADSVYVVVGRGQSRLASLRPLAEDFARASGFRAFYAASEPLYARQRQEMAALLPVQQMWDWLEAEFPERSQGYLTVFSPLTYGAHNAKEMRDGDYRESVIFIGPPAILDDAFGSVVGEGTPAWRQVEMSRMAFTEYDHTYVNPSMEPLAAEISAAMADLGAWKAYGGYDSPFETFAEYMTWAPFLLYVDAHYPADTAREAREGLVRFMEVNRGFVRFGAFADALSALYDARAEGETLHDLMPAIVRWTARQ, encoded by the coding sequence ATGCGCCTCGCCCTTTTCGCCTTCGCCCTCCTCGCGCCTCTGGCGCACGCCCAGAACGCCCCCATCGCCTGGGCGCCAGAGGCCGGCTCCTTCACGCTCATGATCCCCGAGGCCGGCTGGGCCATGGAGATCGCCGAGGCCGACCTGGACTCGGTCAACGTCGTCAACCTCCCGCTCGTGGAGGACGGCGTGCGCTACTCCGTCGCGCTTGTCGGCGCGCGCGACACGCTGCGCGTGGCGCCAGAGGCCGCGGGCGTGTACCGCGTCCACATTGTGGGCCTCTCGCGCGAGGCCGCGTTCGACTTCTCCTTCTGGCCGCCCGACGAGGCGCACTACTCCGAGGCCTTCCGTGCCCTCCACGGCGGGACCTCGCGCTTCGAGACGCCAGAGGCATACGAGTTCGTCAACGTCGCCTTCGCGCTCACGCCCTCGGGGCGCGACACGTCGAACGTGCTCGTGTGGCGCGAGGGCGACTACTACGACGCCGTGATGGCGCACTTCGGCGCGCTCGCGGACCACCCGTTCGTCGCCGCGCTGGAGGCGGTGATCCAGGACGACGACTTCATACCCGTGCGCCAGAGCGCGCTCGGCTTCCGCTTTAGCGGCGACCGCTTCGTGGCGGACTCGGTCTACGTCGTCGTCGGCCGGGGCCAGAGCCGCCTCGCGTCCCTGCGGCCTCTGGCGGAGGACTTCGCGCGCGCCTCCGGCTTCCGCGCCTTCTACGCCGCGAGCGAGCCGCTGTACGCGCGCCAGAGGCAGGAGATGGCCGCGCTGCTGCCGGTCCAGCAGATGTGGGACTGGCTCGAAGCCGAGTTCCCCGAGCGCTCCCAAGGCTACCTCACGGTTTTCTCGCCGCTGACCTACGGCGCGCACAACGCGAAGGAGATGCGCGACGGCGACTACCGCGAGTCGGTGATCTTTATCGGCCCGCCGGCGATCCTGGACGACGCCTTCGGCTCGGTCGTGGGCGAGGGCACGCCCGCGTGGCGCCAGGTGGAGATGAGCCGCATGGCGTTTACCGAGTACGACCACACCTACGTCAACCCGTCGATGGAGCCTCTGGCGGCGGAGATCTCCGCCGCGATGGCCGACCTCGGCGCGTGGAAGGCGTACGGCGGCTACGACAGCCCGTTTGAGACCTTCGCGGAGTACATGACGTGGGCGCCCTTCCTGCTCTACGTGGACGCTCACTACCCGGCCGACACGGCGCGAGAGGCGCGCGAGGGCCTCGTCCGGTTTATGGAGGTCAACCGCGGCTTCGTGCGCTTCGGCGCCTTCGCGGACGCGCTCTCGGCGCTCTACGACGCCCGCGCCGAGGGCGAGACGCTGCACGACCTCATGCCCGCGATCGTGCGGTGGACCGCCCGGCAGTAG
- a CDS encoding TolB family protein, translated as MRASHVLLLVLVATGCASGDSTIPEAERSAIGADLVYTSERDGARHAYRLSPGAPEARAMGSVQFDEVPLAVSPDGEAVVVGRTVADDDQLLEQLVVWEGGRATVLTPATRRARNPSWSPDGTWLAFEADLASASDLWRIGRDGSGLARLTDNPEGNYEPVVAPDGAAIVFVSSRDMNAEAYRMAPDGADPVRLPGSPRDEWALRPSPDGRRLALLTRENGRDELVLARPDGLDRQWLGTTRSPIASGDDLLEADPSWSPDGQRLAYTTLSRSGAKQIWTVEVDGGEHRALTDTTSWAPAWSPDGRYLAFVSDRDGSPS; from the coding sequence ATGCGCGCTTCACACGTACTCCTTCTGGTCCTCGTCGCCACCGGGTGCGCCTCTGGCGATTCCACCATTCCAGAAGCCGAGCGGAGCGCCATCGGCGCGGACCTCGTGTACACGTCGGAGCGCGACGGTGCGCGCCACGCGTACCGCCTCTCGCCCGGGGCGCCAGAGGCCCGCGCGATGGGCAGCGTGCAGTTCGACGAGGTGCCTCTGGCGGTCTCCCCAGACGGCGAGGCTGTGGTCGTCGGGCGGACCGTCGCGGACGACGATCAGCTCTTGGAGCAGCTCGTGGTCTGGGAAGGCGGGCGCGCGACGGTCCTGACGCCGGCCACGCGACGCGCGCGCAACCCGTCGTGGAGCCCGGACGGCACGTGGCTCGCCTTTGAAGCCGACCTCGCGAGCGCGAGCGACCTCTGGCGCATCGGGCGCGACGGCAGCGGGCTGGCGCGCCTCACGGACAACCCCGAGGGCAACTACGAGCCCGTCGTCGCGCCCGATGGCGCGGCCATCGTGTTCGTCTCCAGCCGCGACATGAACGCCGAGGCCTACCGCATGGCCCCGGACGGCGCCGACCCGGTCCGCCTCCCCGGCTCCCCCCGCGACGAGTGGGCGCTCCGCCCCTCCCCTGACGGCCGCCGCCTCGCGTTGCTCACGCGCGAGAACGGCCGCGACGAGCTCGTCCTCGCGCGCCCGGACGGCTTGGACCGCCAGTGGCTGGGCACCACGCGCTCCCCCATCGCCTCTGGCGACGATTTGCTGGAGGCCGACCCCTCGTGGAGCCCGGACGGGCAGCGCCTCGCCTACACCACGCTCTCCCGCTCCGGCGCGAAGCAGATCTGGACCGTCGAGGTCGACGGCGGCGAGCACCGCGCGCTGACCGACACCACGAGTTGGGCGCCCGCCTGGAGCCCCGACGGCCGCTACCTCGCCTTCGTCTCCGACCGCGACGGCTCCCCCAGCC